A stretch of Malus sylvestris chromosome 11, drMalSylv7.2, whole genome shotgun sequence DNA encodes these proteins:
- the LOC126590431 gene encoding B3 domain-containing protein REM10-like, whose product MARKLVKQSQKKQSFYTILLSDYARHLDHHLENGDLLVFKYDGESKFKVAIYDTTACEKDVEIADSWRIRSSVPLFNNGHARVKEEIVELETENYNENCENKVFISGRKKWNHLISGKIPSHDQREATSTQPVLSKSKNSCFIAIFNNPRRYRATIPRKLAVAEDILNKKSIMIQDSTGRSWLVKLNVRGKGSQCRVDMATGLGECCKANQVLPGDEVVFEFVKQSLLQIHIYRVEALGGKSLRLLPRNVRENEP is encoded by the exons ATGGCAAGGAAACTAGTGAAGCAATCACAAAAGAAACAATCTTTCTACACCATCCTACTCAGTGACTACGCGCGGCATCTG GATCATCATTTAGAAAACGGGGATCTTTTGGTTTTCAAATATGATGGCGAATCAAAGTTCAAAGTCGCAATCTATGATACTACTGCTTGCGAGAAGGATGTAGAGATAGCTGATAGCTGGAGGATTCGCAGTTCTGTTCCTTTGTTTAACAACGGACATGCTCGAGTAAAAGAAGAAATTGTTGAACTTGAAACTGAAAACTACAACGAAAACTGTGAAAACAAAGTGTTCATTTCTGGAAGAAAGAAAT GGAACCATCTTATATCGGGGAAGATACCTTCACACGATCAAAGAGAAGCAACATCAACTCAACCCGTCTTGTCCAAATCGAAGAACTCGTGTTTTATAGCAATCTTTAACAATCCAAGGCGATATCGTGCG ACAATCCCAAGGAAACTAGCCGTAGCTGAAGATATTTTAAATAAGAAGAGTATAATGATTCAGGATTCAACTGGGAGATCATGGCTCGTTAAACTTAACGTTCGCGGCAAAGGTTCTCAGTGTCGTGTGGATATGGCAACTGGTTTGGGAGAATGCTGTAAAGCCAACCAGGTTTTACCTGGGGACGAAGTCGTTTTTGAGTTTGTCAAGCAAAGTCTTTTGCAAATTCATATCTACAGAGTGGAAGCATTAGGAGGCAAATCACTGCGATTACTTCCTCGGAATGTTAGAGAAAACGAGCCTTAA
- the LOC126588652 gene encoding uncharacterized protein LOC126588652: protein MRRRKKREIYLIAIIYITSSATACVGILLCNCFVPSPSKEKKMANLAKLDFAALDITGKNYLTWVLDTKIHLEAANLGDTIKEESSSSSQDRAKAMIFIRRHLDEALKSEYLTVEDPLALWNALRSRYNHQTTVILPKARYDWTHLRIQDFKSVAEYNSALFRITSQMKLCGDTITEEMLLEKTFSTFHASNMVLQQQYRARGFTEYNQLISVLLVAEQNNELLMKNHNSRPTGSAPFPEVNVASLERNTISSRGNNYKRGRGHKQGRWKGKSKNHGVQFHNQVPRYNPGPSFKNTNRQKGKAHVNTPRNHEGGCHRCGGNRHWARTCRTPKHLVELYQASFKEKGVEINFLDQAKPMETPDPVTNLSGQLNTTHLDATDFINERGNEVYGSD from the exons atgagaagaagaaagaaaagagaaatatatctaatagcaataatatacattacttcctctgcaacagcttGTGTCGGTATATTactctgcaactgcttcgttccttcaccgagtaaag aaaagaaaatggcaaacttggcaaagcttgattttgctgccctggacattactggaaagaattaccttacatgggtactggataccaagatccatttGGAAGcagcaaatcttggagataccatcaaGGAAGAAAGCAGTTCATCCTCTCAAGATCGAGCAAAGGCCATGATTTTTATTCGtcgccatcttgatgaggcactaaagagcgagtacttaacggttgaagatccgttagcCCTTTGGAATGCCTTGAGAagcagatacaatcaccagacaacggtgattcttccaaaagctcgctatgactggactcacctaaggatccaggatttcaaatcagtggctgagtacaattcggcgttgttcagaattacctctcagatgaaACTCTGTGGGGATACTATCACTGAGGAGATGTtattggaaaagactttcagcacattccaCGCCTCTAACATGGTACTGCAACAACAGTATAGAGCGCGaggcttcactgaatacaaccagctgatatctgtgctcTTGGTGgctgaacagaacaatgagcttctcatgaaaaaccataattcccgacctactggatcagcaccgttcccagaagtgaatgttgCGTCCCTTGAAAGAAATACCATATCCTCCCgtggcaataattacaaacgaggaCGTGGTCACAAGCAAGGTCGGTGGAAAGGAAAaagcaagaaccatggtgtccagtttcacaaccaggttccaaggTATAATCCAGGCCCGAGCTTTAAAAATACCAATCGCCAGAAAGGAAAAGCTCATGTGAACACTCCTAGAAATCATGAAGGAGgttgccataggtgtggtggcaacaGACATTGGGCGCGTACTTGTCGCACCCCAAAGCATCTGGTGGAACTATATCAAGCCTCcttcaaggagaagggtgtcgagatcaatttccttgaccaggctaaaccaatggaAACCCCTGATCCAGTGACCAATTTATCAGGACAGTTAAACACAACCCACCTGGATGCTACAGACTTTATTAatgaaagagggaatgaagtttatgggtccgattga
- the LOC126591513 gene encoding protein DETOXIFICATION 18-like: MLASSGGLVRSENTEVLLVEAGGGDGGGDGDQEGAKKLPRWWWKKVLDVEEAKKQVMFSLPMVFTNLFYYLITLVSVMFAGHLGDLELAGATLANSWAIVTGFAFMVGLSGALETLCGQGFGAKLYKMLGIYLQASCIISFFFCFIISIIWFYTEPILILLYQDPQISKSAAVFMKFLIPGLFAYGFLQNILRFIQTQFVVLPLLFSLVPVVIHVGIAYGLVHWTALGYKGAPLAASISLWISVVALAMYVVCSKKFEHTWQGFSLESFHYVVYDLKLALPSALMVCLEEWAFEILVLMGGLMPNSKETTSLIAMCVNTEAIAYMIMYGLSAAASTRVSNELGAGNPNKAKNAVAVTFKLSLLLSFAIVLALALGHNTWTHFFSDSHIIADQFASMVPLLTISIVVDSVQGVLSGVARGCGWQHLTVYVNLATFYLIGMTISSLLGFKFKLHAKGLWIGLICGLSCQAGTLLFLTLRTKWSVLDLPDLSDVEENEKAVLV; this comes from the exons ATGTTGGCAAGCTCTGGAGGTTTAGTGAGGAGTGAAAATACTGAAGTGCTCTTAGTAGAGGCAGGTGGTGGCGACGGCGGCGGTGATGGAGATCAAGAAGGAGCTAAAAAATTACCAAGGTGGTGGTGGAAGAAAGTGTTGGATGTGGAGGAGGCCAAGAAACAGGTCATGTTTTCACTGCCAATGGTTTTTACCAATCTTTTTTACTACTTGATCACTTTGGTGTCAGTCATGTTCGCCGGCCACCTTGGCGACCTTGAGCTGGCCGGTGCAACCCTTGCCAATTCATGGGCCATTGTCACTGGCTTCGCTTTCATG GTTGGGTTAAGTGGAGCTCTAGAGACGCTTTGTGGGCAAGGGTTTGGTGCAAAGTTGTATAAAATGTTGGGCATTTATCTACAAGCTTCATGCAtcatatctttctttttctgtttcatCATATCTATAATCTGGTTCTATACTGAACCTATACTTATTTTACTCTATCAAGATCCTCAAATTTCCAAATCCGCTGCTGTTTTTATGAAGTTTCTGATTCCGGGATTATTTGCGTATGGATTCCTGCAAAACATCTTGAGATTTATTCAGACACAATTTGTTGTCCTGCCGTTACTCTTTTCGCTTGTACCCGTTGTTATTCATGTTGGCATTGCTTATGGTTTGGTACATTGGACAGCTCTTGGTTACAAGGGAGCTCCACTAGCAGCTTCAATTTCGTTATGGATATCCGTTGTTGCGTTGGCCATGTATGTCGTCTGCTCGAAGAAGTTTGAGCATACATGGCAAGGATTCTCTTTAGAATCATTCCATTATGTTGTTTATGATTTAAAACTTGCCCTCCCCTCAGCACTAATGGTATG TTTGGAGGAATGGGCTTTTGAAATTCTGGTGTTGATGGGAGGATTGATGCCGAATTCGAAAGAAACCACTTCACTAATTGCAATGTG TGTGAATACAGAAGCAATTGCATACATGATTATGTATGGCCTAAGTGCTGCTGCAAG CACAAGGGTGTCAAATGAATTAGGAGCAGGGAATCCCAACAAAGCGAAGAATGCAGTGGCTGTGACTTTTAAGCTCTCTCTGCTTCTTTCTTTTGCTATTGTTTTGGCTCTAGCACTTGGTCACAATACCTGGACTCACTTCTTCAGCGACAGCCATATAATAGCAGATCAATTTGCTTCTATGGTACCATTGCTTACAATTTCCATAGTCGTGGATTCCGTTCAAGGTGTCTTATCAG GTGTGGCCAGAGGATGTGGGTGGCAACACTTGACTGTGTATGTAAACTTAGCAACATTCTATTTGATTGGTATGACAATCTCCAGTCTTCTTGGATTTAAGTTCAAATTACATGCCAAG GGTTTGTGGATTGGTTTGATCTGTGGCCTCTCCTGTCAAGCCGGCACGCTTTTGTTCTTAACACTGCGCACGAAATGGAGCGTGTTGGATTTACCAGATTTATCAGATGTTGAAGAGAATGAAAAAGCAGTTTTGGTGTGA
- the LOC126590430 gene encoding putative B3 domain-containing protein Os03g0621600, giving the protein MARKLVKHSQKKQSFYTILLGDFSRHLRIPPKFVKNFNGQSLCKCVLRGPNGLRRTVELEERKKGLFFDDGWQYFVKDHHLEKGDFLVFKYDGKSKFKVAIYDTTACEKDVEITDSWRIGSSIPLFNNGQARVKEEINELQTDNYNENCENKVFNSGRRNCNHVISGKRPAHDDREATSNESVVFKSKNLCFKAIFNNPRQYRATIPKKLAIAEDLLNKKSVMIHDPTGRSWLVKLNVRGKVSQRRVDMTTGLGECCRANRILPGDEVVFEFVKQSLLQIHIRRVGALGGKSVLPEEA; this is encoded by the exons ATGGCAAGGAAACTAGTGAAGCATTCACAAAAGAAACAATCTTTCTACACTATCCTACTCGGTGACTTCTCCCGGCATCTG CGTATACCACCTAAGTTCGTCAAGAACTTCAATGGACAGTCACTTTGCAAATGTGTTCTTCGAGGCCCCAATGGATTACGGAGGACTGTGGAAttggaagagagaaagaagggcTTATTCTTCGATGATGGTTGGCAATATTTTGTGAAGGATCATCATTTAGAAAAAGGGGattttttggttttcaaatATGATGGCAAATCGAAGTTTAAAGTCGCAATCTATGATACAACTGCTTGTGAGAAGGATGTAGAGATAACTGACAGCTGGAGGATTGGCAGTTCTATTCCTTTGTTTAACAACGGACAGGCTCgagtaaaagaagaaattaatgaaCTTCAAACTGACAACTACAACGAAAATTGTGAAAACAAAGTGTTCAATTCTGGAAGAAGGAATT GCAATCATGTTATATCGGGGAAGAGACCTGCACACGATGACAGAGAAGCAACATCAAATGAATCCGTCGTGTTCAAATCAAAGAACTTGTGTTTTAAAGCAATCTTTAACAATCCAAGGCAATACCGTGCG ACAATTCCGAAGAAACTAGCCATAGCTGAAGATCTTTTAAATAAGAAGAGTGTAATGATTCATGACCCAACTGGGAGATCATGGCTCGTTAAACTTAATGTTCGCGGCAAGGTATCTCAGCGCCGTGTGGATATGACAACAGGTTTGGGAGAATGTTGTAGAGCCAACCGGATATTACCTGGGGACGAAGTCGTTTTTGAGTTTGTCAAGCAAAGTCTTTTGCAAATTCATATCCGCAGAGTGGGAGCATTAGGAGGCAAATCTGTGCTACCCGAAGAAGCTTAA